Proteins from a genomic interval of Sugiyamaella lignohabitans strain CBS 10342 chromosome C, complete sequence:
- the TMS1 gene encoding Tms1p (Vacuolar membrane hypothetical protein; is conserved in mammals; predicted to contain eleven transmembrane helices; interacts with Pdr5p, a protein involved in multidrug resistance; GO_component: GO:0000329 - fungal-type vacuole membrane [Evidence IDA] [PMID 14562095]; GO_component: GO:0016021 - integral component of membrane [Evidence IEA]; GO_component: GO:0016021 - integral component of membrane [Evidence ISM] [PMID 12192589]; GO_component: GO:0016020 - membrane [Evidence IEA,IEA,IEA]; GO_component: GO:0016020 - membrane [Evidence ISS] [PMID 10637174]; GO_function: GO:0003674 - molecular_function [Evidence ND]; GO_process: GO:0008150 - biological_process [Evidence ND]) produces the protein MGALLSVPLMATPAVSMVGTWIASCCGAAAFSALCSVCGKCSSSIATRIGYAVLFLVNSILSWIMLTDWAVKKLEHLTLDYMKITCLGGECYGFVAVHRINFALALFHVILAGLLVGVHSSRNPRAGIQNGYWGVKIFGWLALIVVTFLIPDSFFVFWGNHIAMIFSFIFILIGLVLLVDFAHSWAETCLLHVEENDSNVWRFILVGSTLGMYVGSLVLTILMYVFFASSGCSMNQAAITINLVFTIIVSVLSINPTVQEYNPQAGLAQSAMVSIYCAYLTMSAVAAEPDDKFCNPLIRSRGTRTASIVLGAIFTFLAIAYTTTRAATQSSTIKQSNSYEPLESEHSLVTQEPSRSTMRAEALRSAVESGALPASALNETNWEYSDSEDEDDAFGSHGDDEKGTTKYNYVLFHLVFFLATQWTATLLTMNVEEDAEGAFVPVGRTYFSSWTKIVSAWICFALYAWTLVAPVLFPDRF, from the coding sequence ATGGGAGCTTTATTATCGGTACCGTTGATGGCGACGCCTGCGGTGAGCATGGTGGGCACGTGGATAGCCAGTTGTTGTGGAGCAGCAGCGTTTTCGGCGCTGTGCTCGGTGTGTGGAAAGTGCTCGTCCAGTATCGCCACTAGAATCGGGTATGCggttttgtttctggtcAACTCGATTCTGTCTTGGATCATGTTAACGGACTGGGCTGTCAAGAAACTGGAACATTTAACCCTGGATTATATGAAAATCACCTGTTTGGGCGGTGAATGCTATGGGTTTGTAGCAGTTCACCGAATCAACTTTGCACTGGCTCTGTTTCATGTGATCCTGGCAGGATTATTAGTCGGGGTCCATTCGTCTCGAAATCCTCGTGCCGGTATTCAGAATGGATATTGGGGAGTCAAGATATTCGGGTGGTTAGCCCTGATTGTTGTGACATTTTTAATCCCCGACTCGTTTTTCGTGTTCTGGGGTAATCATATTGCCATGATCTTCTCgttcatcttcattcttATCGGACTGGTTCTTCTCGTCGACTTTGCCCATTCGTGGGCTGAGACGTGTCTTTTACATGTCGAAGAGAACGATTCTAACGTGTGGAGATTCATTCTCGTCGGATCAACTCTCGGCATGTACGTAGGAAGTCTGGTGTTGACGATTTTGATGTACGTTTTCTTTGCGTCGTCAGGATGTTCAATGAACCAGGCAGCTATCACCATCAATCTTGTCTTCACAATAATTGTATCTGTCCTCTCAATCAATCCTACCGTTCAGGAGTATAATCCTCAAGCCGGTCTGGCCCAATCGGCCATGGTATCTATCTACTGTGCGTATCTGACGATGTCAGCAGTAGCCGCCGAGCCTGATGATAAGTTTTGTAATCCACTTATCAGATCGCGAGGTACTCGTACCGCCAGTATCGTTCTAGGAGCCATTTTCACGTTCCTAGCCATCGCATACACCACGACCCGAGCTGCTACTCAATCGTCGACCATCAAGCAATCCAACAGCTACGAACCACTTGAATCCGAACATTCGCTCGTCACTCAAGAACCCTCACGCTCGACAATGAGAGCCGAAGCACTTCGATCTGCTGTTGAGTCTGGAGCTCTACCGGCATCAGCACTCAATGAAACCAACTGGGAATACAGCGACAGCGAGGACGAAGACGATGCTTTCGGCAGTCATGGTGACGACGAGAAAGGCACTACAAAGTATAATTACGTGCTATTCcacctcgtcttcttccttgcGACCCAATGGACTGCCACACTACTCACTATGAACGTAGAAGAAGACGCCGAGGGCGCCTTTGTCCCTGTCGGCCGAACATACTTCTCGTCCTGGACCAAAATCGTCAGCGCCTGGATCTGTTTCGCGCTCTACGCATGGACTCTGGTGGCGCCAGTGCTGTTCCCCGACCGGTTCTAA
- the BBC1 gene encoding Bbc1p (Protein possibly involved in assembly of actin patches; interacts with an actin assembly factor Las17p and with the SH3 domains of Type I myosins Myo3p and Myo5p; localized predominantly to cortical actin patches; GO_component: GO:0030479 - actin cortical patch [Evidence IEA]; GO_component: GO:0030479 - actin cortical patch [Evidence IDA] [PMID 11743162]; GO_component: GO:0030479 - actin cortical patch [Evidence IDA] [PMID 11901111]; GO_component: GO:0005737 - cytoplasm [Evidence IEA]; GO_component: GO:0005856 - cytoskeleton [Evidence IEA]; GO_function: GO:0017024 - myosin I binding [Evidence IPI] [PMID 11901111]; GO_process: GO:0030036 - actin cytoskeleton organization [Evidence IGI,IPI] [PMID 11901111]), whose translation MSSVPAPPFVVTALYPYQSDHPDDLSFETGEKIEVQSVEDDDWFSGNSVDDPTRKGMFPRNFVEVSQEPSSAASVTEQAAPSTVPAPVSAAIASTGSSSVPASASVTQSSKNVAGDDDGDDGWSEEEDNDQEESKSIHIGPPPTAVAAASSGKPAAAPASSSAPVASSPSSAPIESVTNKLSNIDIKDSSDDRAPSSAPVSHSHNPDAAEEDTSNIDHKPTAATRNAFKDRIAAFNVQSEAAPIVPGQQKFSSFVKKPYVPPPSSYVPSIPKSQPSVSRTNTFEAVSPSNTGSPVISNSSSAFERQASPPPAAVDHSHDQQDEEEAVPKMSLKERIKLLQQQQQEEQERVEAAALRKKQKAKAKKASAAEAVHDDGTAVEEGDHVAPAAPAPLERTLSSSSRKELHRVATGGSIASVASSIAAEEQPLSPASTGPRRSGSFSDRKQSIDRPRNLDDSLVLEGDETQPAARPAIPTRAPLSHDDEVAEQEEPEEEPEERGEEAEEEEEDDDEDYEDDEEDEEEAKRIALRERMAKISGGMGMNLGMLMTGGFPQPSAAKSKPKTKKASKPQPEEEQVQTHQAPVPMFPFADPKALAALQKRTTEPAEEEEEQDEEPEQTERVPEEDTVQETDEINQEESAVPAVPEPEQRRSHLPPPPLPPLSVPEPTGHAPPVPQTIPSPETPSRPAAHPVSSPPIASAPPIPSVARSPSTSGAPPPPPPQIPDRSIPTEQDPVYKPPRRSSTEPVKSQVDEVIEGTYPGPGLPPAAGAPPQTLVAPASQENLKRGFPTPDSSEARGATRVWGGAPAAGGTPPTRQPLTAADELGDDERTESEEGFRGLSKRHSYIGGSGAIPPVPISPSSTGRSPIGAVPRKSRTVDDFSDTVPHSRPPPPPLPVAGLPPQVPEQDNFSDETTGYEADEDTDIYNSKDEASGSPRAGFHGRQLSTGSSSGVDSSHHQHQHHRNQPVLPGRPHTTTGPPPPIPGGIAPTSPPVPPPGVRAPPPPPPVAAPPPLGLPPRPPVDFSEETSSDLQGSDESDTTEQYEQDHSSGFEDDSVTPVEPVRSAPRGPPPPAPIVTPMAPVHNVPPPIPPVAPPVAPPGAPPVAPPAAGSTGARGSSSVSPSTTQGHFSRRSIDQRTGTASQGRTSLDSGNSFVAHDIDPDVSSQWWTVPNGVPSAISRNLGNLIYEIDDSQSTKRGGRVVVSRDVYVLYHDYSQSVITARYDQQDPVGSVVFEQTHTAPPSWRQDQLEDAYKVYGRKVLEEAQKLSSSGSSSSANLVADIVAAQPRALPAIGRRAYGALVYDNLANASVKQFDEIRPGDIVAFRNAHFQGHKGSLHTKYSVDVGKDDSISSGVIYEWDGTKKKIRVYIQPESSSSSKTSSGKLKQESYRLSDLKSGEVRVYRVVGRNYVDWE comes from the exons ATGTCTTCGGTTCCTGCACCTCCATTTGTGGTCACGGCACTGTATCCGTACCAGTCGGACCATCCCGATGATTTGTCTTTTGAAACTGGCGAGAAGATTGAGGTCCAATCTGTAGAGGATGACGACTGGTTCAGTGGAAACAGTGTCGACGATCCTACGAGAAAGGGTATGTTTCCCAGAAATTTTGTAGAAGTCAGTCAGGAACCGTCGTCGGCTGCCTCGGTCACGGAACAGGCTGCTCCTTCTACTGTTCCGGCTCCTGTATCAGCTGCTATTGCATCTACCGGGTCATCCTCAGTACCAGCCTCTGCATCTGTCACCCAGTCTAGTAAGAATGTTGCTGGCGacgatgatggtgatgacgGCTGgtcggaagaagaagacaacgACCAAGAAGAATCCAAATCCATTCATATCGGACCTCCTCCGACGGCAGTTGCAGCTGCTTCCAGTGGtaaaccagcagcagcaccagcttcatcatcagctccAGTAGCTAGTAGTCCATCATCAGCTCCTATTGAATCGGTAACTAACAAGTTGTCCAATATCGATATCAAAGACTCTTCAGACGATCGAGCTCCTTCATCAGCTCCTGTTTCTCATTCTCATAACccagatgctgctgaagaggaCACTAGCAATATTGACCATAAACccactgctgccaccaGAAATGCATTCAAGGATAGAATTGCCGCATTTAATGTCCAATCTGAAGCTGCTCCTATAGTTCCTGGTCAACAGAAATTCTCGTCGTTTGTCAAGAAGCCATACGTACCACCTCCTAGTTCGTATGTTCCTAGCATTCCCAAGTCACAACCATCTGTTTCACGAACCAATACATTTGAAGCAGTTTCTCCGTCGAATACTGGCAGTCCAGTTATTTCCAATAGCAGTTCAGCTTTTGAGCGTCAAGCTtcacctccaccagctGCCGTTGACCATAGTCACGACCAGcaggatgaagaagaagcagttcCCAAGATGAGTTTGAAAGAACGTATTAAGCTAttacagcaacaacagcaagaagagcaagaacGGGTTGAAGCGGCTGCCTTGCGTAAAAAGCAGAAAGCCAAAGCCAAGAAAGCATCTGCTGCAGAAGCTGTTCATGATGACGGAACtgcagttgaagaaggagatCATGTTGCACCCgcagcaccagctcctcTTGAAAGAACCTTGTCCTCCAGTTCTCGGAAAGAACTCCATAGAGTAGCAACTGGAGGATCCATTGCATCTGTTGCATCGagcattgctgctgaagaacaACCTCTGTCACCAGCTAGCACTGGACCTCGTAGATCTGGAAGTTTCAGTGATAGAAAGCAGTCGATAGACAGACCTCGTAATCTAGACGATAGTCTTGTTCTCGAAGGTGACGAAACACAGCCTGCTGCTAGACCGGCTATTCCAACTCGTGCACCACTTTCACACGATGACGAGGTAGCTGAACAggaagaaccagaagaagaaccagaagaacgaggagaagaagctgaagaagaggaagaagatgatgacgaagactatgaggacgatgaagaggacgaagaagaagcaaaacGAATTGCATTGAGAGAGAGAATGGCCAAAATCTCGGGTGGTATGGGCATGAACCTTGGAATGCTCATGACCGGTGGGTTCCCTCAACCGTCAGCGGCCAAATCAAAGCCTAAAACCAAGAAAGCGTCTAAACCTCAGCCAGAAGAGGAACAAGTCCAAACTCACCAAGCGCCAGTTCCCATGTTTCCGTTTGCTGACCCTAAAGCTCTAGCTGCTCTTCAGAAACGAACAACTGAgccagcagaagaagaagaagaacaagacgAGGAACCTGAACAAACTGAAAGGGTACCCGAAGAAGACACTGTTCAAGAGACtgatgaaatcaatcaagaAGAATCAGCAGTACCTGCTGTTCCAGAGCCAGAACAGCGTCGGTCTCACTTACCCCCACCACCGCTTCCACCCTTGTCAGTTCCTGAACCGACCGGCCATGCTCCACCCGTTCCCCAAACAATTCCCTCACCCGAGACACCCTCACGACCCGCCGCCCACCCCGTCTCATCCCCACCAATCGCGTCAGCACCCCCCATACCATCCGTAGCCCGTTCACCAAGCACTTCAGgagcacctccaccaccaccaccccaaATCCCAGACCGCTCCATCCCCACTG AACAGGACCCGGTCTACAAACCGCCCCGCCGGTCGTCGACCGAGCCGGTCAAGTCCCAGGTGGACGAGGTCATTGAAGGTACGTACCCGGGGcccggactgcctccggcggctggggctccgccccagaccctggttgctcctgcttcgcaggagaattTAAAGAGGGGAttccccacgcccgactcgagcgaagcgagaggagccaccagggtctggggcggagccccagccgccggaggcacaccccccacCCGTCAGCCACTAACCGCAGCAGACGAGCTCGGAGACGACGAACGGACCGAGTCCGAGGAAGGGTTCCGGGGACTGTCGAAGAGACATTCGTATATTGGCGGAAGTGGAGCGATTCCGCCGGTGCCGATATCGCCGAGCAGCACGGGCCGGTCGCCAATTGGGGCGGTGCCGAGGAAGTCGCGGACGGTGGACGATTTTTCGGATACTGTTCCTCACAGCCGGCCGCCTCCTCCACCGCTTCCTGTGGCGGGTTTGCCTCCTCAGGTGCCGGAACAGGACAATTTTTCCGATGAAACGACCGGATATGAAGCAGATGAGGACAcggatatttataattcGAAAGATGAGGCGTCGGGGTCGCCTCGAGCAGGGTTTCATGGTCGGCAGCTGTCAACAGGGTCGTCCAGCGGGGTCGACTCCTcgcaccaccagcatcagcatcaccGGAATCAGCCAGTTTTGCCAGGACGACCTCATACAACAACCGGACCTCCTCCTCCAATTCCAGGCGGAATAGCTCCAACTTCGCCTCCAGTGCCACCTCCAGGAGTCCGAGCACCTCCACCCCCACctccagtagcagcaccacctcctctTGGTTTGCCTCCACGACCGCCAGTGGACTTTTCTGAAGAAACGTCGTCTGATTTACAGGGGTCAGATGAGTCGGATACCACGGAACAGTACGAACAGGACCACTCGTCTGGATTCGAGGACGATTCAGTGACTCCAGTCGAGCCAGTTCGAAGTGCTCCTCGTGGcccacctcctccagctcCGATTGTAACACCAATGGCCCCAGTTCACAATGTCCCACCTCCAATTccaccagtagcaccaccagtggCACCACCAGGAGCACCTCCAGTTGCACCACCAGCGGCAGGTTCAACAGGTGCACGAGGATCGAGTTCAGTGAGTCCTAGCACGACTCAAGGCCACTTTTCACGACGGTCTATTGATCAAAGAACAGGAACTGCTAGTCAGGGTCGAACTAGTTTGGACAGTGGTAACTCGTTTGTCGCACACGATATTGATCCTGACGTGTCGTCGCAATGGTGGACAGTACCTAATGGAGTTCCATCAGCCATTAGTCGTAATCTGGGTAATCTCATCTACGAGATTGATGACAGTCAGTCGACAAAACGAGGAGGACGAGTTGTTGTTTCTCGAGATGTTTATGTTCTATATCACGACTATTCACAGTCAGTTATCACTGCGAGATACGACCAGCAGGATCCAGTTGGGTCAGTGGTGTTTGAACAAACACACACAGCCCCTCCATCGTGGCGTCAAGACCAGCTGGAAGACGCATATAAAGTGTACGGACGAAAAGTGTTAGAAGAAGCACAGAAATTATCATCCAGCGGATCCAGTTCTAGTGCTAATCTGGTTGCCGATATTGTAGCAGCACAACCGCGAGCACTTCCAGCCATTGGACGTCGAGCCTATGGAGCACTTGTATATGACAATCTTGCGAATGCCAGTGTGAAGCAGTTTGACGAGATCCGACCTGGTGATATTGTCGCATTCCGAAACGCGCATTTTCAAGGTCATAAGGGCAGTCTTCACACGAAATACAGTGTCGATGTTGGCAAAGACGACAGTATCAGTTCGGGAGTCATCTACGAATGGGACGgcaccaagaaaaaaatccGTGTCTACATCCAGCCCGagtcatcatcctcatccaagaccagcagCGGCAAACTCAAGCAAGAAAGTTACCGACTCAGCGACCTCAAATCCGGCGAAGTCCGCGTCTACCGCGTGGTCGGCCGCAACTACGTCGACTGGGAGTAA